One stretch of Ananas comosus cultivar F153 linkage group 6, ASM154086v1, whole genome shotgun sequence DNA includes these proteins:
- the LOC109711693 gene encoding UDP-galactose transporter 2-like produces the protein MAPAGKLDKKAASDAGAWLFNVVTSVGIIMVNKALMARYGFSFATTLTGLHFATTTLMTAVLRCMGHIQPTHLPLPELVKFVFFANLSIVGMNVSLMWNSVGFYQIAKLCMIPVSCLLEVLYDKVRYSRDTKLSIVVVLIGVAVCTVTDVSVNTKGLIAAIIAVWSTALQQYYVHYLQRKYSFGSFNLLGHTAPAQAGSLMLLGPFVDYLLTSKRVDAFDYNSMAVFFIILSCSIAVGTNLSQFICIGRFTAVSFQVLGHMKTILVLILGFIFFGKEGLNLHVVLGMILAVVGMIWYGSASSKPGGKERRSYSLPTVHKHRTPSGEEELDEKV, from the exons ATGGCACCAGCAGGCAAGCTAGATAAGAAAGCTGCATCAGATGCTGGTGCATGGTTGTTCAATGTTGTCACCTCTGTCGGAATCATCATGGTTAACAAGGCCTTAATGGCTAGATATGGCTTTAGTTTTG CTACAACATTGACCGGGCTGCATTTTGCCACCACAACGCTAATGACTGCAGTATTAAGATGCATGGGACATATTCAGCCCACCCATCTACCGCTCCCTGAGCTAGTAAAGTTTGTATTTTTTGCGAACCTATCAATTGTAGGGATGAACGTGAGTCTAATGTGGAACTCTGTTGGATTCTATCAG ATTGCCAAGCTTTGTATGATCCCGGTTTCATGCCTTCTCGAAGTTCTATATGACAAGGTTCGTTACTCGAGAGACACAAAGCTAAGTATAGTGGTGGTTCTCATTGGTGTTGCTGTTTGCACTGTTACTGATGTGAGTGTGAATACTAAAGGTCTCATAGCAGCGATAATAGCTGTTTGGAGCACTGCTTTGCAACAATAT TATGTCCATTACCTTCAAAGGAAGTACTCTTTTGGATCGTTCAACCTCTTGGGTCATACTGCTCCAGCTCAGGCAGGATCATTGATGTTACTAGGGCCCTTTGTGGATTACTTGTTGACTAGCAAAAGAGTGGATGCTTTCGACTATAATTCAATGGCGGTG tTCTTCATCATCCTGTCATGCAGCATCGCAGTAGGGACCAATCTAAGCCAATTTATCTGCATCGGAAGATTCACAGCCGTGTCTTTTCAAGTCCTTGGTCATATGAAGACCATTCTCGTCTTAATTTTGGGATTCATCTTCTTCGGGAAAGAGGGCCTCAATCTTCATGTGGTTCTCGGCATGATCTTGGCGGTGGTCGGCATGATCTGGTACGGAAGCGCGTCATCAAAACCGGGGGGAAAAGAGCGGCGTAGTTATTCATTGCCCACCGTCCATAAGCACAGGACGCCGTCGGGCGAGGAAGAGCTTGACGAAAAGGTCTAG